In a genomic window of Salmo trutta chromosome 32, fSalTru1.1, whole genome shotgun sequence:
- the LOC115170983 gene encoding heat shock protein Hsp-16.1/Hsp-16.11: MTQSATPAIESIFGNDPFFSQERMVFPPMRHHALSGIQEDFFQRRSNLASDLLKELRDGLPSMYQLHERAHLRMGSPFLERRSTGVPAGALSQGLSTEVAETGRSHSPLALSLNAQGFNPEDITVKLDGRRLAVVAMKQAKAEEAKSTSSAISSCSFSSSSSQQKGFVQKIDLPAHLDLTALTCSLGEDGQLRIEAPTAAPQLEAPTAEQEVPLRFRTSLDVPIAKGNTEESITVKTSKP; this comes from the coding sequence atgACTCAGTCCGCCACCCCAGCAATCGAGAGCATCTTTGGAAACGACCCTTTCTTCAGCCAGGAGAGGATGGTCTTCCCCCCCATGCGCCACCATGCCCTATCCGGCATCCAAGAGGACTTCTTTCAGAGGAGGTCCAACCTGGCCAGTGATCTCCTCAAAGAGCTCCGCGATGGGCTCCCCAGTATGTACCAGCTGCACGAGAGGGCCCACCTCCGAATGGGCTCCCCATTCCTTGAGAGGAGGAGCACAGGAGTTCCAGCAGGAGCTCTGAGCCAGGGCCTCAGCACGGAGGTGGCTGAGACAGGCCGGAGCCACAGCCCCCTGGCCCTGAGCCTAAACGCCCAGGGCTTCAACCCAGAAGACATCACAGTCAAGCTGGACGGACGGAGGCTAGCTGTGGTGGCCATGAAACAGGCCAAAGCAGAAGAGGCTAAATCCACCTCCTCTGCCATCTCTTCCtgctccttttcctcctcctcgtccCAACAGAAAGGCTTTGTCCAGAAAATTGACCTGCCTGCTCACCTAGACCTGACAGCCTTGACCTGCTCTCTGGGAGAAGATGGACAGCTGAGGATCGAAGCCCCCACTGCGGCCCCCCAGCTGGAAGCCCCTACAGCAGAGCAGGAGGTCCCCCTCCGCTTCAGAACCTCCCTGGACGTACCCATAGCCAAGGGCAACACGGAAGAGTCCATAacagtgaagacctcaaaacctTGA